The nucleotide sequence TTTCAGAATCAAATCGATGAAATCATGGGGTTGTTCAATTCAAATGATTATCTAAATAATAACAGATTATCTGGTGAGTTTTTATTAGGGTATCATTGCCAACGGAAAGAGTTAAATACTTATAAGGTAGATGATTCAAATACTGATGATGCACAAGTCAGTGAGAATAGTAATTCATAAAAAAAATAGGAGAGTTAAACATGGAAAGTTTAAAAAATAAAATTGATTTTGCGGTTGTCGTTAAAGTAAAAAATGCAAATCCAAATGGTGATCCATTAAATGGAAATAGACCAAGAACAAACTACGATGGTCTTGGAGAATTATCAGATGTTTGCGTTAAAAGGAAGATTCGCAATCGGCTAATAGATAACGGCTTTGATATCTTTGTTCAATCAGATGATAAGAGAAAAGATGATTATCGAAGTTTAAGGCAACGAGCAGAAGGTGTCTTAAAGAAAGAAACCTTAAAAGATGAAAAGAAATTAAGAGAAGATGCCTGTAAACAGTGGATTGATGTAAGAGCGTTTGGTCAAGTTTTTGCATTTGAAGGAGAAAAGAAAGAAAAGAAACCGAAAGGACAAGAGTCTGGTAATGATACAAAAGCAGAAGGTAAAGACTCAAAAGGTGTATCGGTTGGTATTCGCGGTCCGGTGTCCATACATCCTGCATTTAGTATAAATCCTGTTAGTATAACAAGCGAACAAATTACTAAAAGCGTTAGTGGTGAAGGTGACGGGAGTAAAAGAGGCTCCGATACAATGGGAACAAAACATAGAGTTGACTTCGGTGTGTATGCTTTTTATGGAAGTATGAATCCTCAACTCGCATCTCTTACTGGCTTTTCGGATACTGATGCGAATGCGATCAAAGAAGCACTAAGAACTCTTTTTTTGAATGATGAATCATCTGCTCGTCCTGCTGGAAGTATGGAAGTTGTAAAATTACTTTGGTGGAAACACAATAACAATAATGGTCAGTATTCAACTGCAAAAGTTCATAGATTATTAAGCGTTGATCCGCAAACTTATGATATAAAGGTTGGTAGTCTAGATGGATTGGAATGCGAACAAATAGAAGGACTATGAAGTCCTCATCGACAAATCAAAATTAGGCGCAGGTAACCAATTCGCCAAAATAGAATTGATTGAATACTAAAAACAATTTCCCCCATTCCGGTGAATGCCGGATTGGGCTTTAAAGGCTAATTATGATAATACTCATCAGTTTTCAAATGCTAGATAAATAAAAATGATATTTCTACTAATTGTTTTGTTTGGTCCACTTTTGGTTGGCTTCGTTTTTACAATTATTATTTATGCAGGCGGAATGATTATATTAGCGATTCCAGGAGTAATTGTAAGTACCTTACTTTTTGTTTTGGGCGAGGAGCTAAAAAGTAATCTACTGAAATGGATTGCATTCATAAGTCTTGTGCTATGGATTTTATATGTGATGAAAAAGATAGATAATCGAATGAGTGAGAATATCGAAAAAAGGAGCAGAAGGAAAAGAGAATATTAAAATGATATACATATTACTGCTGATTGCTTGTCCACTTCTGGTTGTATTATTTTTAGTATATCTTCTTAATATACTTTATTTTTTTGCATTAATGACACCGGGGCTAATTGTATGTAGCCTTCTTTTTGTTTGGGGCGAGGAATTTAAGAGTCCTTTACTTATATGGCTTTCATTTATTTTTTCGTTATATGGTTCATTTATGTAATGAAAAAAATAGATAATCATATAGATGGAAAAATAAATGCGAAATAGTGGGTTTCGTCGTATTAGCGGGTTGAAATTATTCAACCCCTACGTTTATAAATGTAATTTTTAGAACACGTAGGGGCAGAATAATTTCTGCCCGTATACGATAATGCAGTATTTCGATGAGGTTTATTTGCGGATAATCATTGTAAAACATGAGAATCCAGTGTGTAATTTGGGAGTGATGGGGCGAAGCTATGTAAGCTTTTATAGTTTATTTATAAGGAAATCATGAATAACGAGATAGAAATTTCACCGTTGTATACTAAATTAGTGTTAGAGATAGAGGCGATTCGAAAAGAGTATTCAATTCTTTGGGAAGAGAAGGATCGATTGGAGAATCAATTGAAACCGCTACTCTTGATTAAATTCAATTTAGAATTAGGGCACACAATTTTGGCTTATATGAATATGCATTTGTATTTTTTGAAATTGAAAAGAAAGATTGAACTTTTACAGATGCATATTAATCAGAATCGACAAGTGAATATGAATGAAATCGAATCTAGTTTATATGCGGAATTTCAGGAGTGGATTAGTCAGATTTCAAAACTCGAAAAAGATATTCGTGTTGCGAGACAGACAACGTTTGATTTCCTTAAGCCCGACGATTCTATTAGGCTACAGGAGATATACCGCAAGTTAGTTCGTATATTGCATCCCGATCTAAATAAAAACATAACGGAAAATCAAAAAATCCTCTGGAATCGAGTGCAAGATGCGTATAAAAATTTGGATTTAGAAGGGTTATTGAATTTAGAAATTCTAGCTGGTAGTGAAGAACTCATATCAGAAATTTCTAGTTTAGAAGTTTTAACAAAAAAGAAAGATAAACTATGGAATCAATTTCAAATTCTCACAAAGTCAGTGGATGAGGTTAAGAAAAGTTTTCCACTCGACCTCGAAAGAGAATTAGACGATCCGGAATGGATAAAAAGAGAAAGTGGACTTTATCAAAATAAAACAAAAGAAATTGAATCTCTGCTGCCGCAGTATGAGAAAATATACAAAGACATTCTTTTTCAACTCTATGGCTTAATGCAGGAGCATCCCGAAAACCTATGAATGAACTATCTAACTTTGATCCGCAAACACTACATATACTAGCGAAGTCATTTAAGGACGGTTTGCCTCTTCCTAGTATCAAAGAAATTTTTCTAATTGAATCTCATATCGCCGGAACTAGTTATCTTAACTTAGATGAAATTGAAAAATCCTTAGAGAAAGATGAATTTCTAAAACTAATGCGGCAAGCGGATAATCAACATGATTCTCTCGCCATTCTAATCTTTGATTCAAAAGGAAATAAACTAGGCTATGTTCCTCGAGACAAGAATGAAGTCATTGCAAGGCTTATGGATGCAGGCAAATTCATTTTCGGTAGACTTATTCACAAAGAGCAAGTGAATAGCTGGCTCAAATTGACTATTAAAATTTATTTAAAAGATATGTAAGGAAGGAAAAGCCATGAGTAAACAAAAACTTTCAAATAAACAAAAAGCTTTTAGCTATTGTCCTCAGTGTAAATGTAAACTTTCGAATGGAAATTTTATTGTTCTAAATGGTGGCTCTATGGTAAAAATTGGTGATAGTAAATATTCCAGTGATAACAGTTTATTACCATTTCTAAATTTAATTTGGCATGAATATTTACCGCAGAAAAATGAACACGGTGCGATAGAATCATCTGTATTTTTAGAAGTAACGGATAAGAAAAATCATATCCTCGGACAATTTGAATATAACTTTTGTTCTATTGAGTGTATTCGGGAATGGTTTAATTCAAAGTTAGAAGAATTGTCTTTAGCCGCAAAGGATAGAGGTTTAACTAAATTAAGAACTCGCAAGAAAAAAACTGAACAAGCTAAGAGCAATTCAATGATAGAAGCTATTTATAGAATGGGAAGTAAAATGCCGAAAGAAAATATTGATAAACTAAAAAAGAGTTATGGAATTAAATAATAAATATGTAATTTGTATGGATAATTCTGATTATCCTGTTTCACTTACAAAATATAAAATCTATGAAGTAATTCCTTCTTCCAAAACCGAAAAAACAGGAATGCTCCGAATCATTGACGACTCCGAAGAAGACTATCTTCATGCAGCAAAGAGATTTATTCCTATAGAATCGTTTGATTATGACAAAGAAGCGGATGTAATGTATGTAAGCTTTGAAAAACCACAGAATGCAGTAAAAACATTGCCGCAAGAGGATGGAAGTCTTTGGCGATACAATGAAGAAGGAATTTTGGTTGGAATTACTTTTATGAATTATCAAACATTAATTAACATAGTATGAAACCTAACATCGAATTAGCCCCACAAGAACAGTTATTGTTTGTTGAAAAACTTCTTACTATTTTTTTAGATAGGATATTAGGACATCCAGAAGCGTTAGTTACAGATGAATCCAGAATTTATGATTTTACTGAAAACGATATAGATGATTCTATTGGCAAAGGAAAAAAGGCAGGGCATTATTTATTTAAGAGGCGTTGGCGAATGTGCTACCCTGATGGAAGAAAAACAGAGTTTAAAGAAGAGATTCAGGAGCAAAAAGCAATTCACCAGCGTAAATGGATCATTCGAAAATGTAAAAGAGTCTTCGGTGTAGATATAACGGATTATTATAAAAAGGATTTTCCAATAGTTCTAAAGTATATAATGACAAAGTTATCGAAAGAAAAAGCACTAGAATTAGGTTTGATTGATAACAAAAATGTTTGAACCTTGCAAAAGTAAAGGAGTTAGGTATGCTAAATTTATTACAGGAATTTAAAATAATTATAAAAGTATTGGAAGAGGAAAGGATTGATTGTGCGGTGTGTG is from Leptospiraceae bacterium and encodes:
- a CDS encoding DUF2283 domain-containing protein, with the translated sequence MELNNKYVICMDNSDYPVSLTKYKIYEVIPSSKTEKTGMLRIIDDSEEDYLHAAKRFIPIESFDYDKEADVMYVSFEKPQNAVKTLPQEDGSLWRYNEEGILVGITFMNYQTLINIV
- the cas7c gene encoding type I-C CRISPR-associated protein Cas7/Csd2 translates to MESLKNKIDFAVVVKVKNANPNGDPLNGNRPRTNYDGLGELSDVCVKRKIRNRLIDNGFDIFVQSDDKRKDDYRSLRQRAEGVLKKETLKDEKKLREDACKQWIDVRAFGQVFAFEGEKKEKKPKGQESGNDTKAEGKDSKGVSVGIRGPVSIHPAFSINPVSITSEQITKSVSGEGDGSKRGSDTMGTKHRVDFGVYAFYGSMNPQLASLTGFSDTDANAIKEALRTLFLNDESSARPAGSMEVVKLLWWKHNNNNGQYSTAKVHRLLSVDPQTYDIKVGSLDGLECEQIEGL
- a CDS encoding HIRAN domain-containing protein, whose product is MNELSNFDPQTLHILAKSFKDGLPLPSIKEIFLIESHIAGTSYLNLDEIEKSLEKDEFLKLMRQADNQHDSLAILIFDSKGNKLGYVPRDKNEVIARLMDAGKFIFGRLIHKEQVNSWLKLTIKIYLKDM